A window of Ptychodera flava strain L36383 chromosome 1, AS_Pfla_20210202, whole genome shotgun sequence contains these coding sequences:
- the LOC139129414 gene encoding gonadotropin-releasing hormone II receptor-like has protein sequence MASFDTVINSTSAMGKGLYFGQKENPNVSNWGNYTIDEEHTSIWTSAVIQRVTTICVIMLFTIVGNSIIITVITCGKSRRRSSRVNIFILNLAVGDLFVCFVTMATEILFVAFGHWVMGEVMCKLLVYGQIVTLASTTFILTVMSFDRFQAICKPLSFSGSLSRAKKMIFGAWTLAFIFAVPQLFIFVLVEKTNDDGEVRYFCKSNGYTGEWQRKVYFTFMTAYILVIPATIISYCYIRIVFVVCSQGKEPIGGPQIRHRRSRNNAQNLGKSRHVDLKKIERSKIKTIKMTLCIIVAFVTCWSPYFIVTLQQIYGNADDIPEVSFVIAETMALANSAINPLLYGFFNLKIQQNLLDLFCPRGVRHKNASRDLTEHSYMSEESNQRRSTFRVNNSHGHSLAHGGGGYMLVGANSPATNLRCGPPRKKSIEHCDYHVSSM, from the coding sequence ATGGCATCTTTCGACACCGTGATCAATTCTACCAGCGCGATGGGAAAGGGGCTTTATTTTGGACAAAAGGAAAATCCCAACGTTTCGAATTGGGGCAATTATACAATCGATGAGGAACACACGTCGATTTGGACGTCTGCGGTTATTCAACGGGTCACCACTATCTGTGTGATAATGCTCTTCACCATTGTTGGGAATTCCATAATAATAACAGTCATAACGTGCGGCAAATCCAGGCGTCGCAGCAGTCGGGTCAACATCTTCATCCTGAATCTTGCTGTGGGGGACCTCTTTGTCTGCtttgtcaccatggcaacagagaTCCTCTTCGTCGCTTTTGGTCACTGGGTGATGGGCGAGGTGATGTGCAAGCTCCTTGTGTACGGCCAAATCGTCACCTTGGCCAGTACGACCTTTATTCTGACCGTTATGAGCTTCGACCGATTTCAGGCCATCTGCAAGCCGCTTAGCTTCAGCGGGTCGTTATCGAGGGCGAAGAAAATGATCTTCGGGGCGTGGACTCTTGCTTTTATCTTCGCAGTGCCCCAACTTTTTATTTTCGTCCTTGTGGAAAAGACGAACGATGACGGGGAGGTGAGGTACTTTTGCAAGAGCAACGGGTACACAGGCGAATGGCAGCGGAAAGTGTACTTTACATTTATGACGGCTTATATCTTGGTTATACCGGCAACCATTATATCATACTGTTATATCAGAATAGTTTTTGTTGTGTGCTCGCAGGGGAAGGAGCCGATAGGAGGTCCGCAAATACGTCACAGAAGATCTCGCAATAATGCGCAAAATCTCGGAAAATCTCGACACGTGGATCTGAAGAAGATTGAAAGAAGCAAAATTAAAACCATTAAGATGACACTGTGCATTATCGTTGCATTCGTGACCTGTTGGAGTCCTTATTTTATCGTCACGCTTCAGCAGATCTACGGGAACGCGGACGATATTCCCGAAGTGTCCTTTGTGATCGCCGAAACTATGGCACTCGCGAACAGCGCCATTAACCCTTTACTCTACGGTTTCTTCAACTTGAAGATCCAACAGAACCTGCTTGATCTGTTCTGTCCTCGCGGAGTGAGACACAAAAACGCCTCGCGCGATCTCACGGAACATTCGTACATGTCGGAGGAAAGCAACCAGAGAAGGTCGACATTCAGGGTTAACAACAGCCACGGACATAGTCTCGCTCATGGCGGGGGCGGCTACATGCTGGTCGGAGCTAACTCGCCCGCCACCAACCTCAGATGTGGACCGCCGCGGAAGAAATCAATCGAACATTGTGATTATCACGTGTCGTCCATGTGA